Proteins from a single region of Streptomyces sp. Tu 3180:
- a CDS encoding cation acetate symporter — protein MTGDHQTLALLLFSAFVAVTLGITTWVSRHRQGSAEEFYAGGRLFSPAENGFALAGDYMSAASFLGISGLIALVGYDGMLYSVGFLVAWLVVLFLVAELVRNCGRFTLADVVAARMRERPVRVAAGTSSVTVSVLYLVAQMVGAGSLVALLLGETGEAARAWTVVGVGALMVVYVSLGGMRATTWIQIVKTVLLLGGTVTLTVLVLLRFHGDFNRLLLTAAERSGHGEAFLAPGLAYGGDWTARFDFISLGLALVLGTAGLPHILSRFYTVPTARAARRSVVWSIGLIGGFYLMTIVLGFGAAAVVGPDAVRASNASGNTAVPLLALDLGGGAGSTGGTVLFAIVAAVAFATILAVVAGITLASSASVAHDLYASLRRRRGTPRSEVAVARLAAVGIGVVAIALGLLARDLNVAFLVGLAFAVAASANLPVLLYSLFWRRFTTRGAVWAVYGGLIPAVVLVLLSPVVSGSPEALLPGVDFRLFPLQNPGLVSIPLGFLAGWIGTVTSAEAPDEARHAETEVRSLTGAGAA, from the coding sequence ATGACGGGGGACCACCAGACGCTGGCCCTGCTGCTCTTCAGTGCGTTCGTCGCGGTCACGCTGGGCATCACGACGTGGGTGAGCCGCCACCGGCAGGGTTCGGCGGAGGAGTTCTACGCCGGCGGCCGGCTCTTCTCGCCCGCGGAGAACGGTTTCGCCCTCGCGGGCGACTACATGTCGGCCGCCTCCTTCCTCGGCATCTCCGGGCTCATCGCGCTCGTCGGCTACGACGGGATGCTCTACTCGGTGGGCTTCCTGGTGGCCTGGCTGGTGGTCCTGTTCCTGGTCGCCGAGCTGGTGCGCAACTGCGGGCGGTTCACGCTCGCCGACGTGGTCGCGGCGCGCATGCGGGAGCGCCCGGTGCGCGTCGCGGCGGGGACCTCGTCGGTCACGGTCTCCGTCCTGTACCTGGTGGCGCAGATGGTGGGCGCGGGCAGCCTCGTCGCGCTGCTGCTCGGAGAGACCGGCGAGGCGGCCCGGGCCTGGACCGTCGTCGGGGTCGGTGCCCTCATGGTCGTCTACGTCTCGCTGGGAGGCATGCGGGCCACCACGTGGATCCAGATCGTCAAGACGGTCCTGCTGCTCGGCGGCACCGTCACGCTGACCGTCCTGGTCCTGCTGCGGTTCCACGGCGACTTCAACCGGCTGCTGCTCACGGCGGCCGAGCGCAGCGGTCACGGAGAGGCGTTCCTGGCGCCCGGGCTCGCCTACGGCGGGGACTGGACCGCGCGGTTCGACTTCATCAGCCTGGGACTCGCACTGGTCCTCGGCACGGCCGGGCTGCCGCACATCCTGTCCCGCTTCTACACCGTCCCCACGGCGCGGGCAGCACGGCGCTCGGTCGTCTGGTCGATCGGGCTCATCGGCGGGTTCTACCTGATGACGATCGTGCTCGGATTCGGCGCCGCCGCCGTCGTCGGGCCGGATGCCGTGCGCGCCTCGAACGCGTCCGGGAACACGGCGGTGCCCCTGCTGGCGCTCGACCTGGGCGGCGGGGCCGGTTCCACGGGCGGAACGGTTCTGTTCGCGATCGTCGCCGCGGTCGCCTTCGCCACCATCCTCGCCGTGGTCGCCGGGATCACGCTCGCCTCCTCGGCGTCCGTCGCCCACGACCTGTACGCCTCCCTGCGGCGCCGGCGCGGCACACCGCGCAGCGAGGTGGCCGTGGCCCGCCTCGCCGCCGTCGGCATCGGCGTGGTCGCGATCGCCCTCGGCCTGCTGGCCCGCGACCTCAACGTCGCGTTCCTCGTGGGCCTCGCCTTCGCCGTCGCCGCGTCGGCCAACCTGCCCGTGCTGCTCTACTCCCTGTTCTGGCGCCGCTTCACCACACGCGGTGCCGTGTGGGCCGTCTACGGGGGGCTGATCCCCGCCGTGGTGCTGGTGCTGCTGTCCCCCGTGGTGTCCGGCAGCCCCGAGGCCCTCCTCCCCGGCGTGGACTTCCGGCTCTTCCCGCTGCAGAACCCGGGGCTGGTCTCCATCCCGCTGGGCTTCCTCGCGGGCTGGATCGGCACGGTCACCTCGGCCGAGGCCCCCGACGAGGCCAGGCACGCGGAGACCGAGGTCCGTTCGCTGACCGGCGCGGGAGCCGCGTAG
- a CDS encoding response regulator: protein MIEVLVVDDDVRVARVNAAYVEKVPGFHVAGQAHSAAEALSRLETQPRPDLVLMDHYLPDGTGLEVVREVRRRGHQTDVIMVTAARDVSTVQAAMRHGALQYLVKPFAFAGLRAKLEAYAHLRRTLDGGGEAEQTEVDRIFGALSAPAEPQLPKGHSPTTAELVRQSLMNADGPLSAQEIAERTGVSRQTAQRYLKLLERTGRATLTLKYGDAGRPEHRYVWATRA from the coding sequence ATGATCGAGGTCCTGGTCGTGGACGACGACGTCCGGGTCGCGCGGGTCAACGCCGCCTACGTCGAGAAGGTGCCCGGCTTCCACGTCGCCGGTCAGGCGCACAGCGCGGCCGAGGCGCTCTCCCGTCTGGAGACGCAGCCCCGGCCGGATCTCGTCCTCATGGACCACTACCTGCCCGACGGGACCGGGCTCGAGGTCGTCCGGGAGGTGCGCCGGCGCGGCCACCAGACCGACGTGATCATGGTGACGGCCGCGCGCGACGTGTCCACCGTGCAGGCGGCGATGCGCCACGGTGCCCTGCAGTACCTGGTCAAGCCGTTCGCCTTCGCCGGCCTGCGCGCCAAGCTGGAGGCGTACGCGCACCTGCGCCGCACCCTCGACGGCGGCGGCGAGGCGGAGCAGACGGAGGTGGACCGCATCTTCGGCGCCCTGTCGGCGCCGGCCGAGCCCCAGCTGCCCAAGGGGCACTCGCCCACCACCGCGGAGCTGGTGCGGCAGTCCCTGATGAACGCCGACGGCCCGCTGTCGGCCCAGGAGATCGCCGAACGCACCGGGGTGAGCCGTCAGACCGCCCAGCGCTACCTGAAACTCCTGGAGCGCACGGGACGGGCCACGCTGACCCTCAAGTACGGCGACGCGGGCCGCCCGGAACACCGTTACGTGTGGGCGACCCGCGCCTGA